From Woronichinia naegeliana WA131, the proteins below share one genomic window:
- a CDS encoding Uma2 family endonuclease: MIMQVQPKIIYTPDEYLAIEIASETRHEYINGEMISMTGGTPEHNEIASILNAILRINLRGKPYSIFIADQRLWISERKLYTYPDVMIIQCPIQLQTGRKDTVTNPILIAEVLSQSTRSYDKDEKFSAYRTIPSFKEYLFIDQYSQHIEHYSKSNFKQWIFSEYNNPEDCIQLVSIGCEISLLEIYDSIEFKNN, encoded by the coding sequence ATGATTATGCAAGTCCAGCCAAAAATCATTTATACACCCGATGAATATTTGGCGATCGAGATTGCCTCAGAGACAAGACATGAATATATTAACGGAGAAATGATTTCTATGACGGGGGGCACACCTGAACATAATGAGATTGCTAGTATTCTTAATGCCATCCTCAGAATTAACCTTAGAGGAAAACCCTATAGTATTTTCATCGCGGATCAAAGACTGTGGATTTCAGAAAGAAAACTTTATACTTATCCTGACGTAATGATCATTCAATGCCCAATTCAATTGCAAACAGGTCGAAAAGATACGGTTACAAATCCCATTTTAATTGCAGAAGTACTTTCTCAATCGACTAGAAGCTATGATAAAGATGAAAAATTTTCAGCATACCGAACCATTCCTAGTTTCAAAGAATATTTATTTATTGATCAATATAGTCAACATATCGAACATTATTCAAAATCTAATTTTAAGCAATGGATTTTTAGTGAATATAATAACCCAGAAGATTGTATACAATTAGTATCAATTGGCTGTGAAATTTCTCTTTTAGAAATCTATGATAGCATTGAGTTTAAAAACAATTAA
- a CDS encoding DUF3134 domain-containing protein, giving the protein MTIYNPSLRQEPRYEPAAVLPVTRDTSLLDWLQETHRLIPREKEDPQLEPLNDDVEISELMDVDDHLYDDVEDDLDLSDED; this is encoded by the coding sequence ATGACAATCTATAACCCCTCCCTCCGTCAAGAACCTCGTTATGAACCGGCGGCGGTGTTACCCGTTACCCGTGATACCTCTCTACTAGATTGGTTACAGGAGACCCATCGTTTGATCCCGCGTGAAAAGGAAGATCCGCAGTTAGAACCTTTAAACGATGATGTTGAAATTTCAGAATTAATGGATGTGGATGATCACCTCTATGATGATGTCGAAGATGATCTCGATTTGAGCGATGAAGACTAA
- the mraY gene encoding phospho-N-acetylmuramoyl-pentapeptide-transferase, with the protein MMNAKSPSLDVLKKPTGIQLLVLLTVLLLGLSVGLGPIDSNFQAFPDLTLLLPLGVTALLSGLLGYGVVPLLRQLKAGQVIQEDGPQSHLKKAGTPTMGGIFFVPIAIAVAFLWTKFNLDVVAVGLVTLAYMGIGWVDDWQILRQQSNKGLTPRQKLILQIVIAVAFCVWIFFSQSAEITQVQLPGLIIPLGFFFWFLASFTLVAESNATNLTDGVDGLAAGTAAIAFMGLGVLVSGDSPALGIFCACVSGGCLGFVQHNRNPAKVFMGDTGSLALGGGLAAVGLISGNLWGLLLLSGIFLAESLSVIAQVGYYKATKGPDGKGKRLFKMAPLHHHLELSGWAETQIVGMFYLINALLAISAVLLS; encoded by the coding sequence ATTATGAATGCCAAGTCTCCATCCTTAGATGTCTTGAAAAAGCCGACAGGTATCCAATTGTTGGTTTTGTTAACCGTGCTACTCCTCGGCTTAAGTGTGGGTCTAGGCCCCATAGATAGTAATTTTCAGGCTTTTCCAGATCTAACTTTATTGTTGCCCCTGGGCGTAACGGCTCTGTTGAGTGGATTACTGGGCTATGGGGTTGTACCGTTACTACGACAACTCAAGGCGGGGCAAGTTATCCAGGAAGATGGCCCCCAATCCCATTTAAAGAAAGCCGGTACACCGACTATGGGAGGGATTTTTTTTGTCCCTATTGCGATCGCCGTTGCCTTTCTCTGGACAAAGTTTAATCTGGACGTGGTAGCAGTCGGTTTAGTGACCTTGGCCTATATGGGGATCGGTTGGGTGGATGATTGGCAAATTCTTCGACAACAATCCAATAAGGGTCTTACCCCTCGCCAAAAATTAATCCTACAAATTGTGATCGCGGTTGCCTTTTGTGTTTGGATCTTTTTTAGCCAATCGGCTGAGATTACCCAGGTGCAGTTACCTGGACTAATCATTCCCCTCGGTTTTTTCTTTTGGTTCTTGGCGAGTTTTACCCTGGTAGCCGAAAGCAATGCCACCAATTTAACGGATGGGGTGGATGGTTTGGCTGCTGGAACCGCCGCGATCGCTTTTATGGGATTGGGGGTTTTGGTCTCTGGTGACTCACCCGCCTTAGGTATTTTTTGTGCCTGTGTGAGTGGAGGCTGTTTAGGCTTTGTCCAGCACAATCGCAATCCCGCTAAAGTGTTTATGGGCGATACAGGTTCCCTGGCTTTAGGGGGAGGATTAGCGGCTGTTGGCTTAATTAGCGGTAATCTTTGGGGTCTATTGCTATTAAGCGGTATCTTCTTGGCTGAATCCCTATCGGTTATTGCCCAGGTTGGTTACTATAAAGCCACTAAAGGCCCTGATGGTAAAGGCAAACGTCTGTTTAAAATGGCTCCCCTTCATCATCATTTAGAACTCAGTGGTTGGGCAGAAACTCAGATTGTCGGTATGTTTTACCTGATCAATGCCCTATTAGCGATTTCTGCGGTTTTACTCTCTTAG
- a CDS encoding 2Fe-2S iron-sulfur cluster-binding protein, with amino-acid sequence MSQTYNVEIYHDQNIYTIQVPEDKTILAVAQDAGLDLPTSCGAGVCTTCAALILEGIVDQADGMGISPELQAEGYVLLCVAYPRSDLKIETGKEDEVYTRQFKQA; translated from the coding sequence ATGTCCCAGACCTATAACGTTGAGATCTATCACGATCAAAATATTTATACCATTCAGGTTCCTGAAGATAAAACTATTTTAGCCGTGGCCCAGGATGCGGGCTTAGATTTACCGACCTCCTGTGGAGCCGGAGTTTGTACAACTTGCGCGGCCTTGATTTTAGAGGGAATCGTTGATCAAGCTGATGGCATGGGAATTTCTCCTGAACTTCAGGCAGAAGGTTATGTCCTGTTATGTGTTGCCTATCCTCGCTCCGATCTAAAAATTGAAACTGGAAAAGAAGACGAGGTTTATACCCGTCAATTTAAACAAGCTTAA
- a CDS encoding heavy-metal-associated domain-containing protein has translation MTVSSIACEGCAEGVTKAIHNQDPNALVKVDVATKLVTVDTTAAETDIRNAIADAGHEVAD, from the coding sequence TTGACGGTATCGAGTATTGCCTGTGAAGGTTGTGCCGAAGGTGTTACCAAAGCCATCCATAATCAAGACCCCAATGCTCTGGTCAAGGTAGATGTGGCGACTAAGTTAGTCACGGTGGACACCACGGCTGCCGAAACTGATATTAGAAATGCGATCGCCGATGCGGGCCATGAAGTTGCTGATTGA
- a CDS encoding DUF305 domain-containing protein, whose translation MCLSLLTLSPLLLTSITPLLAQMAPKPQPSAGSNHRGGMGMMDDQHFIIMMIPHHESAISMADLALTRAQHPEIKQLAQNIKVSQSQEIKQMQEWYKQWYGTSVPKPNSNNMGGMGGMMHGGHSGMMSNMKTDLTALSKAKNFDQVFIEEMIPHHQMAVMMSQHLLLNSQHPEMKKLAQAIIEAQTKEINEMEQWYQKWYPVSPQNSPSKK comes from the coding sequence TTGTGTCTCAGTCTCCTGACCCTATCTCCCCTACTATTGACTTCGATTACGCCTCTTCTGGCTCAAATGGCTCCTAAACCCCAACCGTCAGCGGGTTCTAACCACAGAGGGGGAATGGGCATGATGGACGATCAACACTTCATTATTATGATGATTCCTCACCACGAAAGCGCGATCTCCATGGCCGATTTAGCACTAACTCGTGCTCAACATCCCGAAATCAAGCAACTTGCTCAAAATATTAAAGTCAGTCAAAGTCAAGAAATTAAGCAAATGCAGGAGTGGTATAAACAGTGGTATGGAACCAGCGTTCCCAAGCCAAATAGTAATAATATGGGAGGCATGGGCGGTATGATGCACGGGGGTCATTCAGGTATGATGTCTAATATGAAGACAGATCTAACCGCATTAAGTAAGGCCAAGAATTTTGATCAAGTCTTTATTGAAGAAATGATTCCTCATCACCAAATGGCTGTCATGATGTCTCAACATTTACTGCTCAATAGTCAACATCCCGAAATGAAAAAATTGGCTCAGGCGATTATTGAGGCCCAGACCAAGGAAATTAATGAAATGGAGCAATGGTATCAAAAATGGTATCCTGTCTCACCTCAAAATTCGCCTTCTAAAAAGTAA
- a CDS encoding DUF2079 domain-containing protein, producing MNKSRNRYALWGMAFTSTCVLFFASSLRHFLYQSTAWDLGIFDQAIFLISQDKPPISSFLDAHILGDHAALIFYPLALFYKIYASVYWLLMIQAITLSLGAIPIYQLAKQANIKDQLALTLSGVYLLYPLIFNLNLFDFHPDVIALPALLWAIFAAKKRSLIGFIIALLIVCSCKGILGLTVASLGIWLWLEKNYLYGAIAFILGSSWFLIASKVIIPFFTHNPESINRHLSRYSYLGNSYLEIFQNFWLKPGLLGGGLFNGTNLGYLLLLLIPLIWGLKPRYLLPLIAALPALLMNLLANDEGQKDLLHQYSLPILPFLLLVVINTVAAQKSWLQRPRWILLWALVCFFALAKVGYFTNRYLSSWDTWQATNQAIAAITTEGGVLTSAEIAPHLTHRPLVKLAVNGSENLDLGQFDYILLNRRHPGWESSPALVSSFLTKVEGDRRFQKIYEQEDVILFQK from the coding sequence ATGAACAAGTCTCGCAATCGTTACGCTCTTTGGGGCATGGCATTCACAAGTACTTGTGTGTTGTTTTTCGCCAGTAGCCTTAGACATTTTCTGTATCAATCCACTGCCTGGGATTTAGGGATTTTTGATCAGGCTATTTTTTTAATTAGTCAGGATAAACCGCCAATTTCTTCCTTTTTAGATGCCCATATTCTCGGAGACCATGCCGCTCTAATTTTCTATCCTCTGGCTTTATTTTATAAAATTTATGCGTCAGTGTATTGGTTATTGATGATTCAGGCGATCACGCTTTCTTTGGGGGCGATTCCAATTTATCAATTAGCGAAACAGGCAAATATTAAAGATCAACTAGCTCTAACCTTAAGTGGTGTTTATTTACTTTATCCGCTCATTTTTAACCTTAACCTTTTTGACTTTCATCCTGATGTCATAGCCCTACCGGCCCTACTCTGGGCAATTTTTGCTGCGAAAAAACGCTCTTTAATCGGTTTTATAATCGCGTTGTTAATCGTTTGTAGTTGCAAAGGTATTCTAGGGTTAACGGTTGCTAGTTTAGGAATTTGGCTCTGGTTAGAAAAAAATTATCTCTACGGCGCGATCGCTTTTATTCTAGGTAGTAGTTGGTTTTTAATTGCCAGTAAAGTGATCATTCCTTTTTTTACCCATAATCCTGAATCCATTAATCGACATCTCTCTCGCTATAGTTATCTAGGCAATTCCTATCTAGAAATCTTTCAGAATTTCTGGTTAAAACCTGGACTATTAGGAGGGGGATTATTCAATGGCACGAACTTAGGTTATTTACTATTATTACTCATTCCTCTGATTTGGGGTCTTAAACCGCGTTATCTATTACCTTTGATCGCAGCATTACCGGCATTATTGATGAATTTACTGGCCAATGACGAAGGTCAAAAAGATTTATTACATCAATATTCTCTACCGATTTTACCTTTTTTATTATTAGTGGTCATTAATACTGTAGCAGCCCAAAAAAGTTGGCTTCAGCGTCCCCGTTGGATTCTCCTTTGGGCCTTAGTTTGCTTTTTTGCTTTGGCTAAAGTGGGCTATTTTACCAATCGTTATCTCTCTTCCTGGGATACCTGGCAGGCAACCAATCAGGCGATTGCTGCTATTACAACCGAGGGTGGGGTGTTAACTAGCGCGGAAATTGCCCCTCATCTTACTCACCGTCCTCTCGTTAAACTGGCTGTGAATGGCTCTGAAAATTTGGATCTAGGACAATTTGATTATATTTTGTTAAATCGTCGTCATCCAGGCTGGGAAAGTTCACCAGCGTTAGTTTCCTCTTTTTTAACCAAAGTAGAAGGCGATCGCCGTTTTCAAAAAATCTATGAACAAGAAGATGTTATTTTATTTCAAAAATAA